One region of Fragaria vesca subsp. vesca linkage group LG4, FraVesHawaii_1.0, whole genome shotgun sequence genomic DNA includes:
- the LOC101300812 gene encoding uncharacterized protein LOC101300812: MDFQFKFTCTSTTTDDEQTAATTQKQRLKPRKVAIFFAYYSVEYQGMQKNPGAKTIQGDPEEAIYLSGAVPEQDRLSVEVWVLMSRFIDQSRNDVYSPKIISLIPLLLLPPQAWS; this comes from the exons ATGGATTTCCAATTCAA GTTTACTTGTACCAGCACCACCACTGACGACGAACAAACCGCTGCCACAACCCAAAAGCAACGCCTCAAACCCCGCAAGGTCGCAATCTTCTTCGCCTACTACAGCGTTGAATATCAAGGAATGCAAAAGAATCCTGGCGCCAAAACCATCCAAGGTGACCCTGAAGAAGCCATCTACCTCTCTGGTGCCGTTCCGGAGCAAGACCGTCTGAGTGT GGAGGTATGGGTTCTCATGTCCAGGTTCATTGATCAATCCAGAAATGACGTTTATAG TCCCAAGATCATTTCCCTCATTCCACTTTTGTTGTTGCCACCACAAGCATG GTCCTAA